One region of Pagrus major chromosome 5, Pma_NU_1.0 genomic DNA includes:
- the gtf2h3 gene encoding general transcription factor IIH subunit 3: MASEDEINLLVIVVDVNPIWWGQQAQREPEFTLSKCLDAAMVLGNSHMAMTRTNKLAVIASHCQDSHFLYPSKNWRGGDNGGDDASSSGDGKYELLSVANNLIAEEIRNVMTKTEVRGNSTDTLLAGSLAKALCYIHRVSKDVEVGQEIKSRILVIKAAEDCALQYMNFMNVIFAAQKQNILIDACVLDSDSGLLQQACDITGGLYLKIPQKIALAQYLLWVFLPDSEQRSQLVLPPPAHVDYRAACFCHRNLIEIGYVCSVCLSIFCNFSPICTTCETAFKIQLPQMVKPKKKKLKQST; encoded by the exons ATGGCTTCAG aggatGAAATCAACCTGCTGGTCATCGTCGTGGATGTGAATCCGATATGGTGGGGACAGCAAGCTCAACGTGAACCAGAG TTCACCCTGTCAAAGTGTCTGGATGCAGCCATGGTGTTAGGGAACTCCCACATGGCCATGACCAGGACAAACAAGCTGGCTGTCATCGCTAGTCACTGTCAAGACAG tcatttcctGTATCCCAGCAAGAACTGGAGAGGTGGGGACAACGGTGGAGATGATGCATCCTCCAGCGGGGATGGAAAATATGAACTCCTGTCAGTTGCCAATAACCTTATTGCCGAAGAGATCAGGAATGTTATGAcaaaaa CTGAAGTGAGGGGAAATTCAACTGATACTCTGTTGGCTGGATCCCTTGCCAAAGCTCTCTGCT ATATTCACAGGGTCTCCAAAGATGTAGAAG ttgGACAGGAGATAAAATCAAGAATATTG GTGATAAAAGCAGCTGAGGACTGTGCCCTGCAGTACATGAACTTCATGAATGTTATTTTTGCAGCACAGAAGCAG aACATCCTGATAGATGCCTGTGTGTTGGACTCTGACTCAGGTCTCCTTCAGCAG gCTTGCGATATAACTGGAGGATTGTACCTCAAGATACCACAGAAAATTGCCCTGGCACAATACCTTTTG TGGGTGTTCCTGCCAGACTCTGAGCAGCGTTCACAGCTGGTGCTGCCACCACCTGCACATGTGGACTACAGAGCTGCATGTTTCTGCCACCGTAATCTCATTGAGATCGGTTATGTGTGCTCAGTTTGTCTGTCAA TATTCTGCAACTTCAGCCCCATCTGTACAACTTGCGA gaCTGCCTTCAAAATCCAACTGCCACAGATGGTCAAGCCCAAAAAGAAGAAACTCAAGCAGTCTACATGA
- the psmd9 gene encoding 26S proteasome non-ATPase regulatory subunit 9: protein MKTTGENYSGESEITMEDVQNLVKKKDEIEEQIKAYYDVLEDQGVGVEEPLIDEEGYPRSDVNLYQIRTARHSISCLQNDHKAIMVEIEEALHKLHAREKAKREQDETEAQGEAMEQQVTLPPPFARVDAVTQGSPACGAGLRVGDEVIEFGSVNTGNFQNLQNIASVVQHSEGKPLRVTVIRDGQKAQMSLTPQRWSGRGLLGCNIVPIHR from the exons ATGAAGACGACAGGGGAAAACTATTCTGGAGAGTCAGAAATAACAATGGAGGATGTACAAAACCTtgttaaaaagaaagatgaaattGAAGAGCAGATTAAAGCTTATTACGACGTTTTGGAAGAC CAAGGTGTCGGAGTTGAAGAGCCCTTGATTGACGAAGAGGGCTACCCCCGATCAGATGTTAATTTATACCAGATCAGGACAGCGAGACACAGCATTTCAT GCCTGCAGAACGATCACAAGGCCATCATGGTGGAGATAGAAGAAGCCCTGCACAAGCTGCATGCTCGAGAGAAAGCGAAGCGGGAACAGGATGAGACAGAAGCCCAGGGGGAGGCGATGGAGCAGCAGgtcactcttcctcctccatttgCACGAGTGGATGCTGTGACACAAGGCTCACCTGCCTGTGGAGCT GGGCTCAGAGTCGGTGATGAAGTTATTGAGTTTGGTTCTGTGAACACGGGGAACTTTCAGAACCTCCAGAATATTGCCTCCGTGGTACAACACAGTGAAGGG AAACCATTACGTGTCACAGTCATCCGGGATGGCCAGAAAGCTCAGATGAGCCTGACTCCACAGCGATGGTCAGGCAGAGGTCTGCTGGG atgCAACATTGTTCCAATTCATCGATGA
- the LOC140995908 gene encoding Rieske domain-containing protein-like translates to MSSEEETSQTSSSSSSPPPSSSCSSPPPASHFIGKKEDIVKAGRVTKLVNGCRDVLVLHHQGQLHAMDMRCYHSGGALQYGDIEEFDGQMCIVCPWHKYKITLAEGEGLYQAVEDPTAKPLRTYWRSKGVKQRIHKVTEVNSDVYVTLNDSSEAVDSDVYQTERYRTVLLNAQPKPKPKK, encoded by the exons ATGTCATCTGAGGAGGAGACTTCTCAGacatcctcttcttcctcttctccccctccctcctcctcctgctcctctcctccccctgcctccCATTTCATCGGGAAGAAGGAGGACATTGTCAAGGCTGGGCGAGTGACCAAGCTTGTGAATGGATGCAGAGATGTACTGGTCCTGCACCACCAGGGGCAGCTTCATGCAATGGACATGCGCTGCTACC ATTCAGGCGGTGCATTACAGTACGGAGACATCGAG GAGTTTGATGGGCAGATGTGCATCGTGTGTCCATGGCACAAGTACAAGATCACACTCGCAGAGGGGGAAGGACTTTACCAAGCTGTGGAGGACCCTACAGCCAAACCCCTGAGAACATACTGGCGCTCCAAGGGTGTCAAACAGAGGATTCACAAGGTCACCGAGGTCAACAGTGATGTATACGTAACACTGAACGACTCCAGCGAGGCTGTTGATTCAGATGTCTATCAAACTGAGAGATATAGGACTGTCTTACTCAATGCCCAGCCAAAACCCAAGCCCAAGAAATAG
- the LOC140995706 gene encoding kinesin-like protein KIF24 yields MTLCLYECLKAAGLQRHYARFTSVGVHRAAHLSGLTMEDYPILGIRSMEDRTQLFHLVQMLKTLDLESPEYLDLDDYETDGADAGYAVVDSSITNDVCGDPDEDVYDDEDEMDAAVSKVNAASFSKPSCVRRRLDFSCETIDHHQKLFSHPVGSESYHRHSEPGQGKGSAIPVQHGNGSAVVCGCKGNNNHKLEVHSHQSNHHIGANAKQDIMEELSINNSHTRFSPKCSLSHKLKPRPATVASRKFSDKPVGCKDRKGISRKEMSSNIASEHMSKATPVYESKRAAGYNYGLPLSSPLAPNKKQPGGQRISVCVRKRPLTRTERRTGETDVVTTLSGECVIVHESKEAVDLTDYILQHRFYFDQVFGEESSNEEVYRRTAYPLVQHMLNGGKATCFAYGQTGAGKTHTMLGSSPGRPGLYALAVRDIFAHLSTTHTHTPLLVYVSFFEIYCGQLYDLLDHRKRLFAREDGQKVVHIAGLRDVRVDSVSSLLEVISQGTEERTQGMSGVNPLSSRSHALLQIQLRSLNQQTAGRMWFVDLAGSERASDTKEPDRQSRMEGAEINQSLLALKECIRSLDQEQSHTPFRQSKLTQVLKDSFVGDSMTCMIANISPGHLATEHTLNTLRYADRVKELRGQGGLRGGRRGKTIPSPKRNLSNSNSCSGASSTGTRGKSPPKKPKLGRQREAFGPSTPTSRVATGGSIFCSTPKNSRWGEETSARGRQEIGLEQITPIRGMLGTAEKRERREKSCGRVGRRETYGGPDSAGHATGDQNIGAGLVLGQATDEQLHLWEAQRESVFYHREKETQQSTLQGGREGERRSIERRRQVESSRDTCSEVERQRERDLQKVDERDTERGRHLKQYHQQLQQFMPSSASSASSSSNQASLSSSVSPSSCSPLQHSSHTSVSTLMLEEVLDVCRARVEVRTDDTRERKLLSFPR; encoded by the exons aTGACACTTTGCTTGTACGAGTGTCTGAAAGCGGCTGGGCTGCAGCGTCACTATGCCAG GTTTACCTCAGTGGGTGTTCATCGTGCAGCCCACCTTTCAGGGCTGACCATGGAGGACTATCCCATCTTGGGAATCCGCTCTATGGAGGACAGGACTCAACTCTTTCATCTGGTCCAAATGCTCAAAACTCTTGACCTCGAAAGCCCAGAATATTTAGATCTTGATGATTACGAAACAGATGGTGCTGATGCGGGCTATGCTGTGGTGGACAGTAGCATTACTAATGATGTTTGTGGAGATCCTGATGAAGATGTatatgatgatgaggatgagatGGATGCTGCTGTGAGTAAGGTGAATGCAGCCAGTTTTTCCAAACCATCATGTGTTCGCAGACGGCTTGATTTCAGTTGTGAAACCATCGATCATCATCAGAAGCTGTTTTCTCATCCAGTAGGCAGTGAAAGTTATCATAGACATAGTGAGCCAGGCCAAGGAAAAGGATCAGCCATACCTGTGCAGCATGGCAATGGAAGTGCTGTGGTATGTGGCTGCAAAGGGAACAACAACCACAAGCTGGAGGTCCATAGTCATCAATCTAATCATCACATAGGAGCAAACGCCAAACAAGACATCATGGAGGAACTTTCCATTAACAACTCTCACACCAGATTTTCACCAAAGTGTTCCTTATCCCACAAACTAAAACCCAGGCCTGCAACAGTGGCATCGAGGAAGTTTAGTGACAAACCAGTTGGGTGCAAAGATAGAAAAGGAATATCAAGGAAGGAAATGAGCAGTAACATTGCTTCTGAACACATGTCCAAGGCAACACCTGTTTATGAATCAAAGAGAGCAGCTGGCTACAACTACGGACTACCACTGAGTTCCCCGCTTGCCCCAAACAAAAA GCAACCTGGGGGCCAGcggatcagtgtgtgtgtgaggaaaagaCCTCTGACACGCACAGAGCGcaggacaggagagacagatgTTGTGACAACTCTGAGTGGAGAGTGTGTGATCGTTCATGAAAGCAAAGAGGCTGTGGATCTCACAGATTACATACTACAG CACAGGTTCTACTTCGACCAGGTTTTCGGGGAGGAAAGCTCCAATGAGGAAGTGTATAGAAGAACAGCATATCCTCTGGTGCAGCACATGCTCAATGG AGGCAAGGCGACCTGCTTTGCATATGGTCAGACAGGTGCTGGGAAGACTCACACCATGTTGGGATCATCTCCTGGGAGACCGGGGTTGTATGCACTGGCTGTCCGGGACATTTTTGCTCAcctctccaccacacacacgcacacacccttGCTGGTGTACGTCAGTTTCTTTGAAatctactgtggtcagctgtaTGACCTGTTGGACCACAGAAAAAG GTTATTTGCCAGGGAAGATGGACAGAAGGTGGTTCACATTGCTGGGCtgcgtgatgtcagagtggactCAGTCAGCTCACTGCTGGAG GTGATTTCACAGGGTACAGAGGAGCGCACACAGGGGATGAGTGGAGTAAATCCACTCTCCTCTCGTTCCCATGCCTTGCTCCAGATTCAGCTAAGAAGTCTAAACCAGCAGACAGCTGGTAG AATGTGGTTTGTGGACCTGGCAGGAAGTGAGAGGGCATCAGATACCAAAGAACCAGACAGGCAGAGTCGTATGGAGGGAGCAGAGATCAATCAGAGTCTGTTGGCC ctTAAAGAATGTATCCGGTCTCTTGATCAAGAGCAGTCGCACACACCTTTCAGACAGAGCAAACTTACTCAG GTTTTGAAAGACTCATTTGTTGGGGACTCAATGACATGCATGATTGCCAACATTTCACCTGGTCACTTAGcaactgaacacacacttaaTACACTGAGATACGCGGAccg GGTGAAGGAGTTGAGGGGACAGGGAGGActaagaggaggaagaagaggcaaGACAATACCCTCTCCAAAACGTAACCTGTCCAACAGCAACAGCTGCAGCGGAGCAAGCAGTACTGGCACTCGAGGAAAAAGTCCCCCTAAAAAGCCAAAGTtggggagacaaagagaggctTTTGGCCCCTCCACACCTACCTCGAGGGTGGCCACAGGGGGCTCAATTTTCTGCTCCACACCCAAGAACAGCAGATGGGGAGAAGAAACAAGTGCAAGAGGAAGACAGGAGATTGGACTTGAACAAATTACACCAATCAGGGGTATGCTTGGAACAGCTGAaaaaagggagaggagggagaaatcATGTGGGAGGGTAGGTAGAAGAGAAACATATGGAGGACCTGACAGTGCAGGTCATGCAACTGGTGACCAAAACATCGGGGCAGGGCTGGTCCTGGGACAAGCAACTGATGAGCAGCTTCACTTGTGGGAGGCACAAAGGGAATCTGTATTCtaccacagagaaaaagagacccAGCAAAGCACTTTgcaaggagggagagaaggagaaagaagatcGATAGAACGGAGAAGACAAGTGGAAAGCAGTAGAGACacatgtagtgaagtagaaagGCAAAGGGAAAGAGATTTACAAAAGGTTGATGAAAGGGAtacggagagagggagacatttGAAACAGTATCaccagcagctacagcagttTATGCCCTCATCTGCTTCATCTGCTTCATCTTCCTCTAACCAGgcatctctctcttcctctgtctccccATCATCCTGTTCTCCTCTCCAACACTCTTCCCACACTTCAGTTTCTACCCTTATGTTGGAAGAGGTTTTAGATGTATGCAGAGCCAGGGTTGAGGTTAGGACTGATGATACGAGAGAACGGAAGTTACTTTCTTTCCCCA GGTGA